The Megachile rotundata isolate GNS110a chromosome 11, iyMegRotu1, whole genome shotgun sequence genome includes a region encoding these proteins:
- the LOC100877832 gene encoding uncharacterized protein LOC100877832 isoform X1: MNSINRETTMSVQEAIKCFTDIMRSLNAVDQQLFLSFIADNWKPEEAKIQSLPQSCTNKQNSCSMEDDQLKSLKTIALDIKNRVPFDGILPTECIVTPTTGENSDCNNASTKHIDAFLYDSKEVDELIDQGLVDNFYCANCGSNNVKEYNIISHSLSVADMLHIFHTVLPSLKNKTVLDIGSRLGAVLYGAYILTPAKKIIGVEMNKEFCTLQHDVIDKYKMNDRIEVVNNRIEKCPEIVQQSNIIIMNNPFEFYVSDSVHIEIWKFLRENIQKGTILVTRPSIETTFKTLNTGISINKWLKPYRPQKFTGEPQVFGSLILDPDEHSDIHFYEVL, encoded by the exons ATGAATTCAATTAATAGAGAGACTACAATGTCCGTTCAGGAAGCCATAAAATGTTTCACAGATATTATGCGCTCGTTAAATGCAGTCGATCAACaactatttttatcatttatagCCGATAATTGGAAACCTGAAGAAGCTAAGATCCAATCCCTTCCACAAAGCTGTACAA atAAGCAAAACAGTTGCAGCATGGAAGATGATcagttaaaaagtttgaaaaccaTTGCTcttgatattaaaaatagagTACCATTTGATGGTATACTTCCTACAGAATGCATCGTTACACCAACAACTGGAGAG AATTCAGATTGCAACAATGCATCCACAAAGCACATTGATGCGTTTCTTTATGACAGTAAAGAAGTTGACGAGCTTATAGACCAAGGATTAGTAGATAATTTCTATTGTGCTAATTGTGGATCAAATAACGTGAAGGAATACA ATATCATATCGCATTCATTATCAGTGGCTGACATGCTACACATATTTCATACTGTTTTACCATCTTTAAAGAATAAAACTGTACTTGACATAGGATCCAGATTGGGAGCAGTTTTGTATGGG GCATACATATTGACGCCTGCTAAAAAGATTATTGGTGTTGAAATGAACAAAGAATTTTGCACACTACAGCATGATGTAatagataaatataaaatgaatgatCGCATTGAAGTTGTAAATAACAGAATCGAGAAATGTCCAGAAATTGTGCAGcaaagtaatataattattatgaataatCCTTTTGAATTTTATGTATCAGATTCTGTGCacatagaaatatggaaatttctaAGGGAAAACATTCAAAAAGGAACGATTCTTGTTACCAGACCATCTATTGAAACAACTTTTAAGACTTTAAACACTGGAATATCAATCAACAAATGGTTGAAACCATACAGACCACAAAAATTCACAGGAGAACCACAAGTGTTTGGATCATTGATCTTAGACCCCGATGAACATTCTGATATCCACTTCTATGAAGTATTATGA
- the LOC100877832 gene encoding uncharacterized protein LOC100877832 isoform X2, which translates to MNSINRETTMSVQEAIKCFTDIMRSLNAVDQQLFLSFIADNWKPEEAKIQSLPQSYKQNSCSMEDDQLKSLKTIALDIKNRVPFDGILPTECIVTPTTGENSDCNNASTKHIDAFLYDSKEVDELIDQGLVDNFYCANCGSNNVKEYNIISHSLSVADMLHIFHTVLPSLKNKTVLDIGSRLGAVLYGAYILTPAKKIIGVEMNKEFCTLQHDVIDKYKMNDRIEVVNNRIEKCPEIVQQSNIIIMNNPFEFYVSDSVHIEIWKFLRENIQKGTILVTRPSIETTFKTLNTGISINKWLKPYRPQKFTGEPQVFGSLILDPDEHSDIHFYEVL; encoded by the exons ATGAATTCAATTAATAGAGAGACTACAATGTCCGTTCAGGAAGCCATAAAATGTTTCACAGATATTATGCGCTCGTTAAATGCAGTCGATCAACaactatttttatcatttatagCCGATAATTGGAAACCTGAAGAAGCTAAGATCCAATCCCTTCCACAAAGCT atAAGCAAAACAGTTGCAGCATGGAAGATGATcagttaaaaagtttgaaaaccaTTGCTcttgatattaaaaatagagTACCATTTGATGGTATACTTCCTACAGAATGCATCGTTACACCAACAACTGGAGAG AATTCAGATTGCAACAATGCATCCACAAAGCACATTGATGCGTTTCTTTATGACAGTAAAGAAGTTGACGAGCTTATAGACCAAGGATTAGTAGATAATTTCTATTGTGCTAATTGTGGATCAAATAACGTGAAGGAATACA ATATCATATCGCATTCATTATCAGTGGCTGACATGCTACACATATTTCATACTGTTTTACCATCTTTAAAGAATAAAACTGTACTTGACATAGGATCCAGATTGGGAGCAGTTTTGTATGGG GCATACATATTGACGCCTGCTAAAAAGATTATTGGTGTTGAAATGAACAAAGAATTTTGCACACTACAGCATGATGTAatagataaatataaaatgaatgatCGCATTGAAGTTGTAAATAACAGAATCGAGAAATGTCCAGAAATTGTGCAGcaaagtaatataattattatgaataatCCTTTTGAATTTTATGTATCAGATTCTGTGCacatagaaatatggaaatttctaAGGGAAAACATTCAAAAAGGAACGATTCTTGTTACCAGACCATCTATTGAAACAACTTTTAAGACTTTAAACACTGGAATATCAATCAACAAATGGTTGAAACCATACAGACCACAAAAATTCACAGGAGAACCACAAGTGTTTGGATCATTGATCTTAGACCCCGATGAACATTCTGATATCCACTTCTATGAAGTATTATGA
- the LOC143265416 gene encoding uncharacterized protein LOC143265416 isoform X1 — MRRMNKESSSDEHDLSMNGVHHRRRRGCDWFRVDARCVSRISNRKSRNRVLRGRCVSSRKRNGRRDIERPSISKVSQLKALSRRQSNKESVVEKSGKQNCGSLSSSTRISRKRRVGIVENQYIAESDGGSSVCELVRGFERLFGETNAGNGVTMKSKKQQNAEEDIVDPIEENETYDEFDTVRMPVVRSLSKSPQSDEGIETDPERRRGSMARCWSLDSAAASDEDTSLTTHQQKRHKLRVTRCCSSDSAVLSDEDQIKGWDSTNMVEGSESEQNEGRPRYWRTPSVVVSDYSDYSYLDEKLERNDLDLEKYDGTSGTPSQASSCSCLDCDEIRESLDQQYLQVCRSRRHSDSCCLCLDSMNAVTIRNYNEAGNRRNSCLDNPDSYYSKLNSQFARYTPDNASELQEKTKVFLNIPTRKLSDCSTTSSLSGDESECLELQPVKPSKELKESGTNPDPHH, encoded by the exons ATGCGCAGAATGAACAAAGAATCGTCAAGCGATGAACATGATCTGTCGATGAACGGAGTACATCATCGTCGACGCCGTGGTTGCGATTGGTTCAGAGTCGATGCGCGATGCGTTTCGCGTATTTCAAATCGAAAGTCGAGAAACCGTGTATTGAGAGGACGATGCGTGTCCTCTCGAAAACGAAACGGTCGACGTGACATCGAGCGTCCCTCGATTTCGAAAGTGAGTCAATTAAAAGCGTTATCGCGACGACAGTCAAACAAAGAGTCGGTCGTCGAGAAATCGGGGAAGCAGAATTGTGGCTCGTTGTCCTCGAGCACACGAATTTCGCGAAAACGGCGCGTCGGCATCGTGGAAAATCAGTATATCGCCGAGAGCGACGGCGGTTCATCGGTATGCGAGCTGGTACGAGGTTTCGAACGGTTGTTCGGTGAGACAAACGCCGGTAACGGGGTCACGATGAAATCGAAGAAGCAACAGAACGCGGAGGAAGATATCGTGGATCCGATCGAGGAAAATGAGACTTACGACGAGTTCGATACGGTCAGGATGCCGGTGGTAAGATCTCTAAGCAAAAGCCCGCAAAGCGACGAGGGTATCGAGACAGATCCCGAACGTAGAAGAGGCTCCATGGCGCGTTGCTGGAGTCTCGATTCGGCTGCAGCCAGCGACGAGGACACATCGCTGACTACGCACCAACAGAAACGACACAAACTACGGGTCACTAGATGTTGTAGCTCCGATAGTGCTGTGTTGAGCGACGAGGATCAAATAAAAG GATGGGACAGCACCAACATGGTAGAGGGAAGCGAGTCTGAACAAAATGAAGGAAGACCCAGATATTGGAGAACTCCTAGCGTTGTAGTCAGCGATTattctgattattcttatttggaTGAAAAGTTGGAAAGGAATGATTTAGATCTGGAGAAGTACGATGGAACCAGTGGAACTCCTAGTCAAGCTAGCAGTTGTTCCTGCTTGGATTGCGATGAAATTCGGGAGTCTCTGGACCAACAATACTTACAAGTCTGCCGCAGTAGAAGACATTCAGATTCCTGTTGTTTGTGCCTTGATTCCATGAATGCTGTAACCATAAG aaattataatgAGGCAGGAAATAGAAGGAATTCCTGTTTGGATAATCCTGATTCTTACTACTCCAAGCTGAACTCTCAGTTTGCACGGTACACACCAGACAACGCTTCAGAGTTGCAGGAGAAGACAAAGGTCTTTCTGAACATTCCAACAAGAAAGCTCTCTGACTGCTCCACCACATCCAGCCTCAGTGGGGATGAATCCGAATGCCTTGAACTGCAGCCAGTAAAGCCTTCCAAG
- the LOC143265416 gene encoding uncharacterized protein LOC143265416 isoform X2, translating into MRRMNKESSSDEHDLSMNGVHHRRRRGCDWFRVDARCVSRISNRKSRNRVLRGRCVSSRKRNGRRDIERPSISKVSQLKALSRRQSNKESVVEKSGKQNCGSLSSSTRISRKRRVGIVENQYIAESDGGSSVCELVRGFERLFGETNAGNGVTMKSKKQQNAEEDIVDPIEENETYDEFDTVRMPVVRSLSKSPQSDEGIETDPERRRGSMARCWSLDSAAASDEDTSLTTHQQKRHKLRVTRCCSSDSAVLSDEDQIKGWDSTNMVEGSESEQNEGRPRYWRTPSVVVSDYSDYSYLDEKLERNDLDLEKYDGTSGTPSQASSCSCLDCDEIRESLDQQYLQVCRSRRHSDSCCLCLDSMNAVTIRNYNEAGNRRNSCLDNPDSYYSKLNSQFARYTPDNASELQEKTKVFLNIPTRKLSDCSTTSSLSGDESECLELQPVKPSKFSRAEVSDSV; encoded by the exons ATGCGCAGAATGAACAAAGAATCGTCAAGCGATGAACATGATCTGTCGATGAACGGAGTACATCATCGTCGACGCCGTGGTTGCGATTGGTTCAGAGTCGATGCGCGATGCGTTTCGCGTATTTCAAATCGAAAGTCGAGAAACCGTGTATTGAGAGGACGATGCGTGTCCTCTCGAAAACGAAACGGTCGACGTGACATCGAGCGTCCCTCGATTTCGAAAGTGAGTCAATTAAAAGCGTTATCGCGACGACAGTCAAACAAAGAGTCGGTCGTCGAGAAATCGGGGAAGCAGAATTGTGGCTCGTTGTCCTCGAGCACACGAATTTCGCGAAAACGGCGCGTCGGCATCGTGGAAAATCAGTATATCGCCGAGAGCGACGGCGGTTCATCGGTATGCGAGCTGGTACGAGGTTTCGAACGGTTGTTCGGTGAGACAAACGCCGGTAACGGGGTCACGATGAAATCGAAGAAGCAACAGAACGCGGAGGAAGATATCGTGGATCCGATCGAGGAAAATGAGACTTACGACGAGTTCGATACGGTCAGGATGCCGGTGGTAAGATCTCTAAGCAAAAGCCCGCAAAGCGACGAGGGTATCGAGACAGATCCCGAACGTAGAAGAGGCTCCATGGCGCGTTGCTGGAGTCTCGATTCGGCTGCAGCCAGCGACGAGGACACATCGCTGACTACGCACCAACAGAAACGACACAAACTACGGGTCACTAGATGTTGTAGCTCCGATAGTGCTGTGTTGAGCGACGAGGATCAAATAAAAG GATGGGACAGCACCAACATGGTAGAGGGAAGCGAGTCTGAACAAAATGAAGGAAGACCCAGATATTGGAGAACTCCTAGCGTTGTAGTCAGCGATTattctgattattcttatttggaTGAAAAGTTGGAAAGGAATGATTTAGATCTGGAGAAGTACGATGGAACCAGTGGAACTCCTAGTCAAGCTAGCAGTTGTTCCTGCTTGGATTGCGATGAAATTCGGGAGTCTCTGGACCAACAATACTTACAAGTCTGCCGCAGTAGAAGACATTCAGATTCCTGTTGTTTGTGCCTTGATTCCATGAATGCTGTAACCATAAG aaattataatgAGGCAGGAAATAGAAGGAATTCCTGTTTGGATAATCCTGATTCTTACTACTCCAAGCTGAACTCTCAGTTTGCACGGTACACACCAGACAACGCTTCAGAGTTGCAGGAGAAGACAAAGGTCTTTCTGAACATTCCAACAAGAAAGCTCTCTGACTGCTCCACCACATCCAGCCTCAGTGGGGATGAATCCGAATGCCTTGAACTGCAGCCAGTAAAGCCTTCCAAG TTCTCTCGTGCAGAAGTTTCTGATTCAGTTTAA